From Bradyrhizobium sp. NDS-1, the proteins below share one genomic window:
- a CDS encoding redoxin domain-containing protein translates to MSERHVDGPLQPGDRAPNIVLDAITRDGKIALDDFRGQSPILVGLFRGLHCPFCRRHIAAQAQLDAALRDKGVESLTVVNTPIDRARLYFRYHPLPNLLAASDPERVSHRAFGLPNLEFTEKETEWPRKVGMDVIMSMQVDIPGELPGPMNRMAAAEQLNNKDGYEMMEADQRMAATGQGQLFGQFLLDREGVVRWTFTEVPEGGQRMFGMPSPQELMSAASQVAG, encoded by the coding sequence ATGTCAGAACGTCATGTCGATGGACCGCTGCAACCGGGTGATCGCGCACCGAACATCGTGCTGGACGCCATCACGCGCGACGGGAAAATCGCGCTCGATGATTTTCGCGGGCAAAGTCCGATATTGGTCGGCCTGTTTCGGGGCCTGCATTGCCCGTTCTGCCGCCGCCATATTGCGGCACAGGCGCAGCTTGACGCGGCCCTGCGCGACAAGGGCGTCGAAAGTCTCACCGTCGTCAATACGCCGATCGATCGGGCGCGGCTCTACTTCCGATATCACCCATTGCCCAACCTGCTCGCTGCGTCCGATCCCGAGCGGGTTTCGCACCGCGCGTTCGGCCTGCCCAATCTCGAGTTCACGGAGAAGGAGACGGAGTGGCCGCGCAAGGTGGGCATGGACGTCATCATGAGCATGCAGGTGGACATTCCCGGAGAATTGCCCGGGCCGATGAATCGCATGGCAGCTGCCGAGCAGCTCAACAACAAGGATGGCTACGAGATGATGGAAGCCGATCAGCGCATGGCAGCGACCGGCCAGGGCCAGTTGTTCGGCCAGTTCCTGCTCGATCGGGAAGGGGTCGTACGCTGGACCTTTACCGAGGTACCCGAAGGCGGCCAGCGCATGTTCGGGATGCCGAGCCCGCAGGAGTTGATGTCGGCTGCTTCGCAGGTGGCAGGCTAG
- a CDS encoding adenylate/guanylate cyclase domain-containing protein — translation MTEIQERLLESKMTEIERARSWSPRVISKFEALIRSGDDLSLYRVNPLAFARDRAIAEPESIDLFLYATRSGLFDMSWDVVCPQSGMVLDSFGALRTLKTHYVCGLCDVSGETDLDDFIEVTFTVSPQLRRLPFHDPASLSVEDFHWKLRFLNDARIPGQQIRFLDHLHAFVRGLSFLPPVCVTTIRCELGSGALAGVNIQTQAAFVVAVTGESTTVPTILRIGYDGQRFSSSLAAVPPGPVIVETENSGAMRGSLLLINWPPEVLAQAIKPPLDFDPYMSGGMLLARQTFRRLFRSERVDEREGLGIRQVTLLFTDLKGSTAMYERLGDLNAYALVREHFALLGATVQEHSGAIVKTIGDAVMAVFSRPTDAVSAALDMLGEIERHNSEHGDPSIILKIGAHCGPSIAVTLNDNLDYFGQTVNVAARVQSLADAGEICISEALYAAPGVSDLLSGHPIAVFDAPLRGVEGNASVYRVLRA, via the coding sequence ATGACCGAGATTCAGGAAAGGCTCCTCGAAAGCAAGATGACCGAGATCGAGCGGGCCCGATCCTGGAGCCCCCGCGTGATCTCCAAATTCGAAGCGCTCATCAGGAGCGGTGACGATTTATCGCTCTACCGCGTCAATCCTCTGGCATTCGCGCGCGACCGTGCCATAGCAGAGCCGGAAAGCATAGACCTGTTTCTCTATGCGACGAGAAGCGGACTATTCGACATGAGCTGGGACGTTGTTTGTCCCCAATCCGGCATGGTGCTCGATAGCTTTGGCGCCTTGCGCACGCTCAAAACCCATTATGTTTGCGGCTTGTGCGACGTCTCTGGCGAAACCGATCTCGACGACTTCATAGAGGTCACGTTTACGGTGTCGCCGCAGCTCCGGCGGCTTCCGTTTCATGATCCCGCCTCCCTTTCGGTCGAGGATTTCCATTGGAAGCTTCGATTTCTGAATGACGCACGGATACCGGGCCAGCAAATCCGGTTTCTCGACCATTTACATGCGTTCGTTCGCGGCCTTTCGTTCTTGCCACCAGTCTGCGTCACGACCATTCGATGCGAGCTGGGTTCCGGAGCTCTGGCGGGGGTCAACATTCAAACCCAGGCTGCGTTCGTCGTTGCGGTGACCGGCGAGTCGACAACCGTGCCGACAATCTTGCGAATTGGATACGATGGGCAGCGCTTTTCGTCTTCGCTGGCCGCCGTACCGCCCGGTCCCGTCATTGTCGAGACGGAGAACTCCGGAGCGATGCGAGGCTCCTTGCTCCTGATCAATTGGCCGCCTGAAGTTCTGGCTCAAGCGATCAAGCCGCCGCTTGATTTCGATCCCTACATGTCTGGAGGGATGTTGCTTGCGAGACAGACGTTTCGCCGCTTGTTCCGGTCAGAACGCGTGGACGAAAGGGAGGGCCTGGGTATCCGGCAGGTGACCTTGCTGTTCACGGATCTCAAAGGTTCGACCGCCATGTATGAACGGCTCGGCGATCTCAATGCCTATGCGCTGGTCCGCGAACATTTTGCCCTGCTCGGTGCGACCGTCCAGGAGCATTCCGGGGCGATCGTCAAGACGATTGGGGACGCGGTCATGGCTGTCTTCTCTCGTCCAACGGACGCGGTTTCGGCGGCGCTCGACATGCTGGGAGAAATTGAGCGCCACAACTCCGAGCATGGCGATCCAAGCATCATCCTGAAGATTGGAGCCCATTGCGGCCCCTCTATCGCCGTCACCCTGAACGACAATCTGGATTATTTCGGTCAGACCGTGAATGTTGCCGCGCGTGTGCAGTCGTTGGCGGACGCGGGCGAGATTTGTATCTCGGAGGCGCTGTATGCGGCGCCAGGAGTGAGTGATCTCCTCTCCGGGCATCCGATCGCAGTATTCGATGCACCTCTTCGCGGCGTTGAAGGAAACGCCAGCGTGTATCGTGTCTTGCGCGCGTAG
- a CDS encoding uroporphyrinogen-III synthase: MADRLNGTRILILETREEAQFSKLLAEQGAEVVQCPMFTIHDAPDPAPIEAWIRRAIDKPLDDLVLMTGEGLRRIMKLARARELDAALVAALARARKFTRGPKPGKALREVGLETQQTTEKPTTEGVIEMLGKLDLKGRRLGLQLYPDKDHGELTGALSAQGAEVDIVLPYVYDSKAADANIVAAIDDMAEGRIDCIALTNLGQVRRLIEAAKADGSEAKLRAGLERTLIASVGPAVSGELAGHGLRTDIVPAEDAYFMRPLISAMAVALAEKQPSRES, translated from the coding sequence ATGGCCGACCGCTTGAACGGCACCCGCATCCTCATCCTGGAAACGCGCGAGGAGGCGCAGTTCTCAAAACTGCTGGCCGAGCAAGGCGCCGAGGTCGTGCAGTGCCCGATGTTCACCATTCACGACGCGCCAGACCCGGCGCCGATCGAGGCCTGGATCCGCCGCGCCATCGACAAGCCTCTTGACGACCTCGTGCTGATGACCGGCGAAGGCCTGCGGCGGATCATGAAGCTCGCGCGCGCCCGTGAGCTCGACGCCGCTCTCGTCGCGGCGCTCGCCAGAGCGCGGAAATTCACCCGCGGCCCGAAGCCCGGCAAGGCGTTGCGCGAGGTCGGGCTGGAAACGCAGCAGACCACGGAGAAACCGACCACCGAAGGCGTGATCGAGATGCTGGGCAAGCTCGACCTGAAGGGACGGCGCCTCGGCCTCCAGCTCTATCCGGACAAGGATCATGGCGAGCTGACCGGCGCGCTCTCGGCACAGGGTGCCGAGGTCGATATCGTGCTGCCCTATGTCTATGACTCCAAGGCAGCGGACGCCAACATCGTCGCCGCCATCGACGACATGGCGGAGGGACGGATCGATTGCATCGCGCTGACCAATCTCGGCCAGGTCCGCCGCCTGATCGAAGCGGCGAAGGCCGATGGCAGCGAGGCGAAGTTGCGCGCGGGGTTGGAGCGGACGCTGATTGCGTCGGTGGGACCGGCGGTATCCGGCGAGCTCGCCGGACATGGCTTGCGCACCGACATCGTGCCGGCGGAGGACGCTTATTTCATGCGGCCACTGATCTCGGCAATGGCTGTAGCGCTCGCGGAGAAGCAGCCATCACGAGAGAGCTGA
- the purU gene encoding formyltetrahydrofolate deformylase yields the protein MPDHQYVLTLSCPDRPGIVSAVSTFLAHNGQNILDAQQFDDIETKKFFMRVVFTAADLAVELSALQTGFAAIAERFGMDWQMRDRAAHRKVMLLVSKSDHCLVDILYRWRTGELPMKLTAIVSNHPREVYGGLDFGGIPFHHLPVTKDTKHEQESQIMDLVGNTKTDLVVLARYMQILSDDLSAKLSGRCINIHHSFLPGFKGAKPYHQAHERGVKLIGATAHYVTRDLDEGPIIDQDVERISHRDTPEDLVRKGRDIERRVLARAIRYHLDDRVILNGRKTVVFVD from the coding sequence ATGCCCGATCATCAATATGTCCTGACCCTGTCCTGTCCGGATCGTCCCGGCATCGTGTCGGCGGTGTCGACGTTCCTCGCACATAACGGACAGAACATCCTCGATGCCCAGCAGTTCGACGACATCGAGACCAAGAAGTTCTTCATGCGGGTGGTGTTCACCGCGGCGGATCTCGCGGTGGAACTATCGGCGCTGCAGACCGGCTTTGCGGCGATCGCCGAGCGCTTCGGCATGGACTGGCAGATGCGCGACCGCGCCGCGCATCGCAAGGTGATGCTGCTGGTGTCGAAGTCGGATCACTGCCTGGTCGACATCCTTTATCGCTGGCGCACCGGCGAGTTGCCGATGAAGCTGACGGCGATCGTCTCCAATCACCCGCGCGAGGTCTATGGCGGGCTCGATTTCGGCGGCATCCCGTTCCACCATTTGCCCGTGACCAAGGACACCAAGCACGAGCAGGAGAGCCAGATCATGGACCTCGTCGGCAACACGAAGACCGATCTCGTCGTGCTCGCCCGCTACATGCAGATCCTGTCGGACGATCTGTCGGCGAAGCTTTCGGGACGCTGCATCAACATCCACCACTCCTTCCTGCCGGGCTTCAAGGGCGCAAAGCCCTATCATCAGGCCCATGAACGTGGCGTCAAGCTGATCGGTGCCACCGCGCATTACGTCACGCGCGACCTCGACGAGGGCCCGATCATCGACCAGGACGTCGAGCGCATCAGCCATCGCGATACGCCCGAGGATCTGGTCCGCAAGGGCCGCGACATCGAACGCCGCGTGCTCGCCCGCGCGATCCGCTACCATCTCGACGACCGCGTCATCCTCAACGGCCGCAAGACCGTGGTGTTCGTGGATTAG
- a CDS encoding ABC transporter substrate-binding protein, which translates to MFERKQPSHMASSKAARSKAAWAAAVAAIASLAAIVPAKAQDSVKIGLILPMTGGQASTGKQIENAIKLYMQQKGDTVAGKKIEIILKDDAAIPDKTKTAAQELIVNDKVNFIAGFGVTPAALAAAPLATQAKIPEVVMAAGTSIITERSPYIVRTSFTLAQSSTIIGDWAVKNGIKKVATLTSDYAPGNDALNFFKQHFTAGGGEVVEEVKVPLQNPDFAPFLQRMKDAKPDAIFVFVPAGQGGNFMKQYAERGLDKAGIKVIGPGDVTDDDLLNNMGDAVLGTVTAHLYSAAHPSQMNKDFVAAYKKAFGNRPGFMAVGGYDGIHLIYEALKKTGGDTNGDKLIEAMKGQKWESPRGPISIDPETRDIVQNIYIRKVEKVDGELYNVEFATFEAVKDLGKTKK; encoded by the coding sequence ATGTTCGAACGCAAACAACCGTCTCATATGGCGTCTTCCAAGGCTGCTCGTTCCAAGGCTGCTTGGGCAGCTGCCGTTGCGGCCATCGCAAGCCTTGCGGCGATCGTGCCGGCGAAGGCCCAGGACAGCGTCAAGATCGGCCTGATCCTGCCGATGACCGGCGGCCAGGCCTCGACCGGCAAGCAGATCGAGAACGCGATCAAACTCTACATGCAGCAGAAGGGCGACACCGTCGCCGGCAAGAAGATCGAGATCATCCTCAAGGACGACGCTGCGATCCCGGACAAGACCAAGACCGCCGCGCAGGAGCTGATCGTCAACGACAAGGTCAACTTCATCGCCGGCTTCGGCGTGACGCCGGCCGCGCTCGCCGCCGCGCCGCTGGCGACGCAGGCCAAGATCCCGGAAGTCGTCATGGCGGCCGGCACCTCGATCATCACCGAGCGCTCGCCCTATATCGTGCGAACCAGCTTCACGCTGGCGCAGTCCTCCACCATCATCGGCGACTGGGCCGTCAAGAACGGCATCAAGAAGGTGGCGACCCTGACTTCCGACTATGCGCCCGGCAATGACGCGCTGAACTTCTTCAAGCAGCATTTCACCGCCGGCGGCGGTGAGGTGGTCGAAGAGGTCAAGGTGCCGCTGCAGAACCCCGACTTCGCACCGTTCCTCCAGCGCATGAAGGACGCCAAGCCCGATGCGATCTTCGTGTTCGTGCCGGCCGGTCAGGGCGGCAACTTCATGAAGCAATATGCCGAGCGCGGCCTCGACAAGGCCGGCATCAAGGTGATCGGACCCGGCGACGTCACCGATGACGATCTCCTCAACAATATGGGCGACGCCGTGCTCGGCACCGTCACCGCGCATCTCTACTCCGCGGCGCATCCCTCGCAGATGAACAAGGATTTCGTTGCCGCCTACAAGAAGGCGTTCGGCAATCGTCCGGGTTTCATGGCGGTGGGCGGCTATGATGGCATCCATCTGATCTACGAGGCGCTGAAGAAGACGGGCGGCGACACCAACGGCGACAAGCTGATCGAAGCCATGAAGGGGCAGAAGTGGGAAAGCCCGCGCGGCCCGATCTCGATCGATCCCGAGACCCGCGACATCGTGCAGAACATCTACATCCGCAAGGTCGAGAAGGTCGATGGCGAGCTCTACAATGTCGAGTTCGCGACCTTCGAAGCCGTCAAGGATCTCGGCAAGACCAAGAAGTGA
- a CDS encoding branched-chain amino acid ABC transporter permease, translated as MTAILTNLFDGVAYGMLLFVLACGLAVTLGLMNFVNLAHGAFAMAGGYVCMVLVNRMGWPFFAALPLAFLSAAAIGIALERTLYRHLYARSHLDQVLFTIGLTFMSVAAVDYIQGSSRVFINLPAALQGQFDLFGVGIGRYRLMIIVICGLLTIGLQMVLAKTRFGSRLRAAVDDPRAASGLGINVPQVFAFTFAFGCGLAGLGGALSAEILGLDPYFPLKFMIYFLIVVTVGGSSSITGPFLASLLLGIGDVAGKYYVPKMGPFVIYTMMIVILIWRPNGLFGRTAAR; from the coding sequence ATGACCGCAATCCTCACCAACCTGTTCGATGGCGTTGCCTACGGCATGCTGCTGTTCGTGCTCGCTTGCGGGCTCGCGGTCACCCTCGGATTGATGAACTTCGTCAATCTCGCCCACGGCGCCTTCGCCATGGCCGGCGGCTATGTTTGCATGGTGCTGGTCAACCGGATGGGCTGGCCGTTCTTCGCAGCACTGCCGCTCGCTTTCCTCTCCGCGGCCGCGATCGGGATCGCGCTCGAACGCACGCTCTATCGCCACCTTTATGCCCGCAGCCATCTCGACCAGGTGCTGTTCACCATCGGCCTGACCTTCATGTCGGTGGCGGCCGTCGACTACATCCAGGGCTCCTCGCGCGTCTTCATCAATTTGCCGGCCGCGCTCCAAGGCCAGTTCGACCTGTTCGGCGTCGGGATCGGCCGCTATCGGCTGATGATCATCGTGATCTGCGGCCTGCTCACCATTGGTCTGCAGATGGTGTTGGCCAAGACGCGCTTCGGCAGCCGCTTGCGGGCGGCGGTTGACGACCCCCGCGCCGCCAGCGGCCTCGGCATCAACGTGCCGCAAGTGTTTGCCTTCACGTTCGCATTCGGATGCGGGCTCGCCGGCCTCGGCGGCGCGCTGAGTGCCGAGATCCTGGGCCTCGATCCGTACTTCCCGCTGAAGTTCATGATCTACTTCCTGATCGTGGTCACCGTCGGCGGGTCCTCCTCGATAACAGGTCCGTTCCTGGCCTCGCTGCTGCTCGGCATCGGCGACGTCGCCGGAAAGTATTACGTGCCCAAGATGGGCCCCTTCGTGATCTACACCATGATGATCGTGATCCTGATCTGGCGCCCGAACGGCCTGTTCGGCCGCACCGCCGCGCGTTGA
- a CDS encoding branched-chain amino acid ABC transporter permease, whose protein sequence is MSAASDVGYHAQRQARWHYGEIAFWLVVLACGFLFPSRYLIMTDILRLALFTMSLDLILGYAGIVSLGHAAFFGVGAYAAGLLALHGIVKEPVLALIVAGLAAMVLGFATSFLVIRGVDLTRLMVTLGIALLLEALAERFSNITGGTDGLQGIEMQPIFGEIPFDMFGKAGFFYSLAVLFLLFLFARRVVHSPFGLSLRAIKNNPLRAAAIGIPVNRRLIAIYTLAAFYAGIAGALFTQTTAIASLDVFAFERSADLMLVLVIGGTGYLYGGLIGAVVFRMLQELFSTITPQYWQFWIGLVLVVIVLVGRQRLHRWALYVPNLIIKKIAGRKAVVAVPESDA, encoded by the coding sequence ATGAGCGCTGCTTCCGACGTCGGTTATCACGCCCAGCGCCAGGCGCGCTGGCACTACGGCGAAATCGCCTTCTGGCTGGTCGTGCTGGCCTGTGGTTTCCTGTTTCCCTCCCGCTACCTGATCATGACCGACATCCTGCGGCTGGCGCTGTTCACGATGTCGCTGGACCTCATCCTCGGTTATGCCGGCATCGTCTCGCTCGGCCATGCCGCGTTCTTCGGCGTCGGCGCCTATGCCGCAGGGCTGCTTGCCCTGCACGGCATCGTCAAGGAGCCCGTGCTGGCGTTGATCGTCGCTGGTCTCGCCGCGATGGTACTCGGCTTTGCCACCAGCTTCCTGGTGATCCGGGGCGTCGACCTGACGCGCCTGATGGTCACGCTCGGCATCGCCCTGCTGCTGGAAGCGCTCGCCGAACGATTCTCCAACATCACCGGCGGTACTGACGGCCTGCAGGGAATCGAGATGCAGCCGATCTTCGGCGAGATCCCGTTCGACATGTTCGGCAAGGCCGGCTTCTTCTATTCGCTGGCCGTGCTGTTCCTCCTCTTCCTGTTCGCCCGTCGCGTGGTGCATTCGCCATTTGGGCTGTCGCTGCGCGCGATCAAGAACAATCCGCTGCGGGCCGCCGCGATCGGCATCCCCGTCAACCGCCGCCTGATCGCGATCTACACGCTGGCGGCGTTCTATGCCGGAATCGCCGGCGCGCTGTTCACCCAGACCACGGCGATCGCCTCGCTCGATGTGTTTGCCTTCGAGCGCTCGGCCGATCTGATGCTGGTGCTCGTCATCGGTGGCACCGGCTATCTCTATGGCGGGCTGATCGGCGCAGTGGTGTTCCGCATGCTGCAGGAATTGTTCTCCACCATCACCCCGCAATACTGGCAGTTCTGGATCGGCCTCGTGCTGGTCGTGATCGTGCTGGTCGGCCGCCAGCGTCTGCATCGCTGGGCGCTCTACGTGCCCAATCTGATCATCAAGAAAATCGCCGGGCGCAAGGCCGTCGTCGCCGTTCCGGAGAGCGACGCATGA
- a CDS encoding ABC transporter ATP-binding protein, with protein sequence MTIVLETQNLEKQFGGLRVTRDLSLKIEQGARHALIGPNGAGKTTVINQLTGVLKPNSGRILLEGQDITDLPVHERVLRGLSRTFQINQLYPDLTPLETIGLAVSERLGHGGDWWRRMGTRSDVNGEIADLLSRFHLLDVMNEQTVTLPYGKQRLLEIAVAIAAKPRVLLLDEPAAGVPESERHDILAVVGSLPRGVTVLLIEHDMDLVFSFADRISVLVSGALLTEGPPEQVARDPQVKAVYLGEEAVNV encoded by the coding sequence ATGACCATCGTGCTCGAAACCCAAAATCTCGAAAAGCAGTTCGGCGGCCTGCGCGTCACGCGCGATCTGTCCTTGAAGATCGAGCAGGGCGCCCGCCACGCGCTTATCGGCCCGAACGGTGCCGGCAAGACCACGGTCATCAATCAGCTGACCGGCGTCCTCAAGCCGAACTCGGGCCGCATCCTGCTCGAAGGCCAGGACATCACCGATCTGCCCGTGCACGAGCGGGTGCTGCGCGGGCTCTCGCGCACCTTCCAGATCAACCAACTCTATCCCGATCTGACCCCGCTCGAGACCATCGGCCTTGCCGTCTCCGAGCGCCTAGGCCATGGCGGCGATTGGTGGCGGCGGATGGGCACGCGCAGCGACGTCAACGGTGAGATCGCCGATCTGCTCTCGCGCTTCCATTTGCTCGACGTCATGAACGAGCAGACCGTGACGTTGCCTTATGGCAAGCAGCGCCTGCTCGAGATCGCCGTCGCGATCGCCGCCAAGCCGCGCGTGCTCCTGCTGGACGAGCCCGCCGCCGGCGTGCCCGAGAGCGAGCGTCACGACATCCTTGCCGTCGTCGGCAGCCTGCCGCGCGGCGTCACGGTGCTCTTGATCGAGCACGACATGGACCTCGTGTTCTCCTTCGCCGACCGCATCTCGGTGCTGGTCTCCGGCGCGCTGCTCACCGAGGGCCCGCCCGAGCAGGTCGCGCGCGATCCGCAGGTCAAGGCGGTCTATCTCGGCGAGGAGGCGGTCAATGTCTGA
- a CDS encoding ABC transporter ATP-binding protein — protein MSDLLAIDSLRAGYGEAVVLPNMSLRLAEGQVLALLGRNGTGKTTLINSIVGVTRRFAGTIALAGVDVTSLRPDQRARAGIGWVPQERNIFRSLTVEENMTAVAQPGPWTVEKVYEMFPRLKERRSNFGNQLSGGEQQMLAIGRALTLNPKVLLLDEPTEGLAPIIVEELLKAIGTITRAGGICSIIVEQNAQKILGLADRVVILERGTIVHDAPSAALKADPSVLERHLGVAGAAAH, from the coding sequence ATGTCTGACCTGCTCGCGATCGATTCATTGCGGGCCGGCTATGGCGAGGCGGTCGTGCTGCCAAACATGTCCTTGCGCCTCGCCGAGGGACAGGTGCTGGCATTGCTCGGCCGCAACGGCACCGGCAAGACCACGCTGATCAATTCGATCGTCGGCGTCACCCGCCGTTTCGCAGGGACCATCGCGCTCGCCGGTGTGGACGTCACCTCGCTCCGGCCCGATCAGCGGGCGCGCGCGGGCATCGGCTGGGTACCGCAGGAGCGCAACATCTTCCGCTCGCTCACGGTGGAGGAGAACATGACCGCCGTGGCGCAGCCGGGTCCCTGGACCGTCGAGAAGGTCTACGAGATGTTCCCTCGACTGAAGGAGCGGCGGAGCAATTTCGGCAACCAGCTCTCCGGCGGCGAGCAGCAGATGCTGGCGATCGGCCGCGCGCTGACCCTCAACCCGAAAGTGCTGCTGCTGGACGAGCCGACCGAGGGCCTTGCCCCCATCATCGTCGAGGAGCTGCTCAAGGCGATCGGCACCATCACCCGGGCGGGCGGCATCTGCTCGATCATCGTCGAGCAGAACGCCCAAAAGATTTTGGGGCTCGCCGACCGTGTTGTGATATTGGAGCGCGGAACGATCGTCCACGACGCCCCGAGTGCGGCGTTGAAGGCCGATCCGTCGGTCCTGGAGCGCCACCTCGGCGTCGCAGGGGCGGCGGCCCACTAG
- a CDS encoding cobalamin-independent methionine synthase II family protein: MQRTKAPFRADEVGSLLRPAKIKEARSRLEKGEISADDLRKIEDLEIEKVVHKQASVGLKLATDGEFRRSWWHFDFLAKLTGCELFHPDAGIQFAGVQTRHDAVRVIDKLDFPDDHPMLDHFRFLKKVADQAHVTAKMTIPSPAVLHFRGGRKSISKDVYPDLDVFYEDLGKTYRKAVKAFYDAGCRYLQFDDTVWAYLCSQEELQKARERGDNPDGLQQIYARIINYALAEKPADMVVTTHVCRGNFRSTWISSGGYEPVAETMLAGTNYDGYFLEYDSDRAGGFEPLRFLPKGNKVVVVGVITSKFGELEKKDDIKRRLEEAAKFAPLEQLALSPQCGFASTEEGNILSEEEQWAKLSLAVEIAKEVWGN; this comes from the coding sequence ATGCAGCGAACCAAAGCCCCCTTCCGCGCCGACGAGGTCGGCAGCCTCCTGCGTCCGGCCAAGATCAAGGAAGCCCGCAGCCGTCTCGAGAAGGGCGAGATCTCGGCGGACGATCTGCGCAAGATCGAGGACCTGGAGATCGAGAAGGTCGTGCACAAGCAGGCCTCGGTCGGCCTGAAGCTTGCGACCGACGGCGAATTCCGCCGCTCCTGGTGGCATTTCGACTTCCTGGCCAAGCTCACCGGCTGCGAGCTGTTTCACCCGGACGCCGGCATTCAGTTCGCAGGCGTGCAGACCCGGCATGACGCGGTGCGAGTGATCGACAAGCTCGATTTTCCCGACGACCACCCGATGCTGGACCACTTCCGCTTCCTGAAGAAGGTCGCCGACCAGGCCCACGTCACCGCCAAGATGACCATTCCGTCGCCCGCGGTGCTGCACTTCCGCGGCGGTCGCAAGTCGATCTCCAAAGATGTCTATCCCGATCTCGACGTATTCTACGAGGATCTCGGCAAGACCTATCGCAAGGCGGTGAAGGCATTCTACGACGCCGGCTGCCGCTATCTCCAGTTCGACGACACCGTGTGGGCCTATCTCTGCTCGCAGGAAGAACTGCAGAAAGCGCGCGAGCGCGGCGACAATCCGGACGGCCTCCAGCAGATCTACGCCCGCATCATCAACTACGCGCTGGCCGAAAAGCCCGCCGACATGGTGGTGACGACGCATGTCTGCCGCGGCAATTTCCGCTCGACCTGGATTTCCTCGGGCGGCTACGAGCCGGTCGCCGAGACCATGCTCGCGGGCACCAATTACGACGGCTATTTCCTCGAATACGACAGCGACCGTGCCGGCGGCTTCGAGCCGTTGCGCTTCCTGCCCAAGGGCAACAAGGTCGTCGTGGTCGGCGTCATCACCTCGAAGTTCGGCGAGCTCGAGAAGAAGGACGACATCAAGCGCCGCCTGGAAGAAGCCGCCAAGTTCGCGCCCTTGGAGCAGCTCGCACTCTCCCCGCAATGCGGCTTTGCTTCGACGGAAGAGGGCAACATCCTCTCCGAGGAGGAGCAGTGGGCCAAGCTGAGCCTTGCGGTCGAGATCGCAAAGGAAGTGTGGGGTAACTGA